In the genome of Paraburkholderia azotifigens, the window CGGCTGATCGAAGCCCGTATCGACGATGAAGGTGCGCGATTCGCCCACCACGGCCCACACGAAATAGTCGAGCGGCATCGGCACGTCATGCGAATCGCCGCCAATGAAGTTGTCGCGCGAACGGCGCTCAAAATGCGCATACTTGACTGCGTAGACCTTGTACTGCTCTGCTGGCGATGACATGTCTCAAGTGTCCTTGTGTAGGTAATTCGTGTAACGCCTTCATGCCGATACTTCGTGCACGGCCGCTTATTTCATCGCTGCCGTTGCACCGCCTTCGACCGCTTCCTCGCTCGCAACGCCCGCATCGGCGGCGATCGATTCGAGCGAGCGCTGCTTCGTTTCCGCGCCTAGCACGCTGACGATCAGCGCCTGAACCAGCAGCGTGCCGACGATCAGCGTCAGCACGCCCGCGATGCCGAAGCGCGTGTACGCGCCAGCCACCGCGTACGGCACGGCGATGCTGACCGCGCGCCCCGCCGTATTCGCGAGGCCCGAGCCGCGCAGGCGCAATTCCGTCGGGAACAGTTCGGGCACATAGGTCGCGACGCTGAACGACGACAGCACGTAGATGCAGCACGTGATCGCGAAGCCGAGCGCCGTGATCGCCACCGCGGACTGCGCGAACGGATACGCGACGCCGAACGCAACGCACACCAGCGAAAACACCACGATGCCCCACTTCCGCCCAAGATGCTCGGCGAGTGCAAAAGCAATCAGCGAGCCAACGGGCCCGCCCGCGAACATCAGCGCCGTCAGCCCGAGCGAGTTCGACACGCTGTGGCCCTGCTTGACGAGGAATGTCGGTATCCAGCTGACGAATGCGTAATTCACCGTGAAGAGCGCGACCAGCACTGTGATCGCCGTGATCGTGCGCGTCAGCAGACGGCGCGAGAACAGATCGCCGAGACGGCCCTGATCGTTCGAATAGAACTCGCGTGTCGAGGTTTCGTGTGCGAGCGTGGCACGACTTGTCGCGCTGCCAGCAAAACCACCGCAGGCCGTCTCGATGCGCTCGACGATCTGCCGAGCTTCGTCGCCGCGTCCGCGCGACGCGAGCCAGCGCGGCGATTCCGGCATCGACTTGCGCAGGAACCACACGACGAGCGCGCCGCAGCCCGCGATCGCGAACATCCAGCGCCAGCCGTATTGCGGCACGATCAGCCAGCCGAGGAACGTCGACAGGAACAGCGACGTATTGATGATCAGATTAAGGATCGTGCCGAAGCGGCCGCGCCATTCGGCGGGAATGAACTCGCTCAGCGTCCCGTAGCCGACGACGATCTCCGCGCCCATGCCGACACCCATCACGAGACGAAAGAAGATCAGCCAGTAGATGGAAGGCGCGAGCGCCGCCGCAATCGACGCGAAGCCGTAAATGCCGAGATTGAACTGGTAGCAGAAGCGCCGGCCGAAGCGGTCGCCAAGCAGACCGGAGAGCCACGCGCCCGTCATCATGCCGATGAACGTCACGGACACGAACGCCGCATTGAGGCTGAGCGTGGACTCGCCGCTGTGGATCATCGCCGCGAGAACCGCGCCGGCGATGTAAATGTCAAATGAGTCGAAGTACATCCCCGCCGCGATCAGGCCCAGCAGACGCCAATGGAAGCCCGACAGGGGCAGCCTGTCCAGACGCACTCCGATGCCGACATCCATCTGCATGATGCTGTCTCCGTCATGTTGGCGTTCTTGTCCGGCGCTCTTCTCGCATTCGGGCATTCGAGCCCGCGAGGCGTCGTCTCATGGACGGATTATATTCCTGTCATACAATCCGTCAAGAAGACGATTTTCATCGAAAGCACACGACGCCTCGTGACAGGTGTGTGGACAAAAGGCTACAACTTCCCTTGCGAATGTTTACTGTCTGCTGACATCCCGATATATTCGCCGAATTACAACGGCGCCTCTGATCATTGAATCTGACGGCGCATCAAGCAGGCCATCCGCTTCACGAAAGCCGGAATACGGTCTCTGATCCACCTCGCGAGAGCACAACATCGGCATCGAAATGAAACACCGTGCGCATGCATGCGGTAATCGCACGGATTGACGTTTCGTTGTCCAGATCGATCCCCTTTCAGCACCATGCCGCGCGGCTGCCCGCAGCGATCGCGCAAGCATCTACTACAAATAGGAAGAGAATGAAAAAGACCATCCTGGCCGCAGCGGCCCTAGGGACTCTCAGCGTGGCAGCGCATGCACAAAGCAGCGTCACGCTGTACGGCCTGCTCGATGCCGGCGTGACGTACGCAAACAAGGTGGCCACGCCGAAGGGTCACGACAGCCTCGTCAAATACGGCGACGGCGTCGCGTCGGGCAGCCGTTGGGGCCTGCGCGGCACGGAAGACCTCGGCGGCGGACTGAAGGCGCTGTTCGTGCTCGAAAGCGGCTTCAGCACGGGTGACGGCACGTCGGGCCAGGGCGGCGCGCTGTTCGGCCGCCAGGCATTCGTCGGCGTCGCGAAGGACGGTATCGGCTCGCTGACGTTCGGCCGTCAATACTCGTTCTCGACCGAATACATCGGCGGCAACTACACGATGGGCAGCCAGACGCCCGCCGGCAACTACGCGTACCACATCAACGACCTCGACCAGCTGGTTTCGAGCCGCATCAACAATGCGGTCAAGTTCAGCAGCGCGAACTTCGCTGGCCTCACGTTCGGCGCGATGTACGGCTTCTCGAACTCCACGCAGTTCGCCGGCACGCCGACCACGACGACGGGCACCACGACCAGCCAGGGTTCGTCCAGCGCATACAGCTTCGGCGCGAACTATGCGCAGGGTCCGTTCGGCATCGGCGCGGCGTACACGAACATCCGCTTCCCGAACGGCGCGACGCCCGCCTTCAGTGTGAGCATCGCGAACGTCAACACGCTGGGGCTGCGCGACCTCGAAACGTTCGGTATCGGCGCGCGCTACGCGATCGGCGCGGGCCTCGTGTGGGCGAACTGGACGCACACGAAGTTCGAGCCGCTGTCGGGCGCATCGTCGAAGCTGAACAACTATGAAATCGGCGGCCGCTACGCGTTCTCGCCGGCGCTGTCGGCGGGTCTCGGCTACACGTTCTCGGACCTCGACGACCGCTTCGAAGGCAAGTGGCATCAGATCAACAGCTCGGTCGACTATGCGCTGTCGAAGCGCACGGACGTCTACGTGCTCGCGATCTATCAGAAGGCATCGGGCAGCAACGTCGTGGCGGGGCGCAACGTGCCCGTGCAGGCCGAGATCGGCTCGTCGTCAGCGTTCATCGGCAATGCGGGCGCGAACACGCAGTTCGTGACGCGCGTCGGCCTGCGCCACCGCTTCTGATCGTCCGCAAGATGGCGGCCGCGCACTCGCTGCGCGCGGCCGCTTTTGCAGCAGACAACGCCGAGTCGCGCTAACCTAACGGGTTTTGACCGACTCACAAAGGACCGCGATGTCTGCTTTTCCCTTCGACGCCGTATTGTTCGACTGCGACGGCGTGCTCGTCGATTCGGAAACGATCACCAATACCGTGCTGACCGCAATGCTCGGCGAGCTGGGCTGGCAGCTGGGCATCGACGAAGCGATGTCGATTTTCGTCGGCAAGACGGTGATGGACGAGGCGCCGCTGATCGAAGCGAAAACGGGCGTGATGATCACGCCCGCCTGGCTCGAGTCGTTTCGCGAGCGCCGCAACGCCGCGCTCGACCGCGAGGTGCTGGCGATCGAAGGGATCGTCGCGACGGTCGCCGACCTGCACGCGCGGCTCGACGGAAAGATCGCCGTCGCATCCGGCGCGGATCGCTTCAAGATCCGCCTGATGCTGGCGAAAATCGGCGTGCTCGAATACTTCGACGGCCACATCTTCAGCGGCCATGAAACGGCGCGCAACAAGCCTCATCCCGATGTCTACCTCGCCGCGGCCGCCGGGCTCGGCGTCGACCCTGTGCGCTGCGCGGTGGTCGAAGACACGGTCACGGGCGCCACGGCGGGCCGCGCCGCGGGCGCGACCGTATTCGGCTACAGCCCCAGCGAAAAAGGCCATAGCTCGAAGGCGGCATTGAGGACCGTCGGCGTCGCCGACGTGTTCGAACAGATGGAACATTTGCCCACGCTGCTGGCGGGCTGGCAACGCTGACGGTGTAGCGTCGCGGCGTGCTCGCGCCGCGACACGCGCTTACAGCATTTCGGCTTCTTCGAGATTCGCGCCGTAAAAGAAACGGCTCAATTCGCGTGTCAGTTCATTGAGAACCGCCATTTCCGGCTGCGTGATCTTGTGCACGGCGCGCGGGTCGGTCCAGTCGCCGTAGACGAGCGCAACGGTCGTGTCGTTGGCCTTCACGGGCAGCAACACGAAGGCCTGCGCGTCGGCGAGATGCGCCTTGAACCAGTCCGGCAGACGCGCTTCCATGCGCGGCTCGTGTGCGTTCTCGATAAAAATACCGACCGGGTTGGCGATGGCCAGATGGAACACGTCGGGCTGGAAGCCCGCGCCGAAGTTGAGCGTCGGCTGGGTGCGCTCCATGCCGGGACCGAAGCCGATGCGCGCGTGATAGCGCGCGTCGGCCTGGCGCACGAACACCAGCGTGCGCGACAGCGACAGGCCCGCCAGAATCGTTTCGGAAGCCAGCGTGAGCACGGGCGAGAGCGCCTTGCTCGACGGCAGCGCGCGCAGGTCTTCGAGCCCGGCTGAAAGACGCGCCTGCGCGGATTTGCCGGTGCGCACGATGGCATCGGCGTGGGCGCGCAGTTCGGAAATCTCCTGCATCAGGCCTTCATTGCTCTCTTCGTCGATCAGCGCGGTGCTCAGATGGTCGAGCCGCGCCGCGTCCATCCGCAGCGCGTCGCTGTAAAGCCCGGCGAGTTCGGTGAGCCGCGCTTCCAGCTCGTCGCCCGGCGCGTGTGCGACGAGCGCATTGCCGACTTCCGTCGAGTAGCTGTTGACGGCACGCAGCCAGCGCACATGCTCGGAGAGCGGCTCGTCCGAGGGCGCGCCGATCGCCTGCATGCCCGCCGAGATCGTCTCCGGCAGACGCCAGCGGCGCGCCGCCTCGCCGCCGATTTCCTCGAAGCTCACGCCCAACAGCAGCGCGCAAGCCTCGCTGTCGTCGATTTCGTCGGATGCCGCCGTGCGGCGCAGGCGGTCCCACTCGCCTTCCAGATAAAACGCCACCAGCAACCGGCCGATCTGCCGCATCAGCGCGCAGACCACGGCTTCTTCCGCGACACGCAGATCGAAGCCTTCCGTGATGCGCCGCGCGACTGTGCCGCACAGCAGCGCGCGGTTCAGTTCGAGCTTCGCGTCGATCCGGTGCGGCGCGCTCTGATGAAAGTGATCGACGATCTTCATGCCGACGACGAGATGGCCGACGGTATCCATGCCCAGCACCATCAGCGCGCGCGTCACGGTGGTGATATTGCCGCCGAATGCGACATACATGGCCGAATTGGCGAGCCGCAGCACTTTTTGCGTAAGGCCGACGTCCGAAAGCACGACCTGCACGAGCGACGTGAAGTCCAGATCGTCGTTATTCATCGCCGACACGGTGGAGCGCAGCGCCTGCGAGAGCATCGGGAAATCCCCGCGCTCGCTCATGCGCGCCCACAGTTTTTCCAGCAATTCGGACTTGACGGCGAGGGACATCTGGTGGTGATTGAAAACGGATATGTTGAAAGGCAACGGTACCCGTGATTAAAACACAACCCGCCACCCATCATTGCGTCCGTGAGTCGTCGACCCACCGCAAACTATCGATCCGATATGCCGTTGCACATTATTTCAAAGCCTTTCCATGTCGCCAATCCGCGACATACGGCGCTCTCCGGCCAGACGGGATGCAATCCGGCGGCGCAACGTCACCGCCTCGCCTCACCACCCGATACCCGACGCGACGATCATCGCGCCCGCATTGCCGGGCGGCGTGCCGTTCGCGCGCGGGCAGTAGACCATATCGCCCGCCTCGATCGGACGGCCCGTCAGCACGCAGACGCCCGCCCTGCGCGCGATGTTCACGCGCCATGTCTGATAGCCGTAGTGGCCCGTGCGCGCATCGCACCACGAGACGGTCAGCGTCTGCGGAGTCGGCTTGTCCAGCACGCGCACGGTCGGCTGGCTTTGCCCGTCCCAGCGTGCCGCCGCGCGCGCCCGGCGCCCGGCCGGCCGCAGGGATTCGACGGGTTCGGGCCTGACCTCGAAGTTGCGGATGGCGTCAACGGTGCAGGGCCAGACGTCGGCAGTGGGTTCGATCCGTACGCGCTCAGACATGATTAATTCAACACGTGATGAATATTGAGATCGTAACGGCGCGGCGGCCGTGTGTCAAACGGGCGTGTTGCGGCCCCGTTGGGATGCTCGGTTACACTCACGCCTGACGGGACGATCGGCAAGCTCATTCGAATGAAAGAAGTGACGGCAGCAGCGGAAACCCACAAGGAAAAGAAACGCGCGCGCGGGCGTCCGGCGTCGAGCGCGTCGGTCGGGCCGGACATGATCCTGCGCAATGCGCGCAAGACCTTCGGCAAGCGGGGATTCGAGGCGACCAGCGTGCGCGAGATCGCACGCGATTCAGGCGTCGATGCGGCGCTCGTCGCGCATCATTTCGGTTCGAAGGAAACGCTCTGGCTCGCCGTCGTCGAGCAGATCGCGGGTCAGATGGCGCCGATGATCGATGCGACGGCCGCCTTGCGGACCTCGCCGCTGGGCGCGCGAGCGCGCGTGGAAAGCGCGGTCGTGCGCTTCATCGACGAAGTGTTCGACGACCCCGATGTCGGCATTTTTTTCTCGACGGCGGCGACGGAGGAAGGCGAACGGCTGAATGTGCTGATCGAGCGGCTGGTACGCCCTTACCACGAGGTGCTCGTGCCGCTCTTCGCCGATGCCGCAAAAGAAGGCGAACTGAAGATAAAGGACGCCAGCGTGATGTTTTTCATGCTGCTGAACGCGATCAGCAAGACCGTCGCGTACAGCCATCTGATGCGGGCGTTTTCGTCGCTGCCCGACCATGAGAAGAAGTTCAAGCGCACGGTATTGGAGACGGCGCTGGGCATGCTGGCCTAGGGCCGGCGCGCCGCTTCAGGCGACGGCCGTGCGCCGTGCCTGATACACCGTTTCCCGCTCCAGCAGATCCAGCAGCGCGATGACCCGCTGCCGCTGCGTCGCCACCAGATCGTAGGTCTGCGCGAGCTTGCGCAAGCGCTTGCCCCAGTATTCGTAGTCGAGCCTGGAT includes:
- a CDS encoding MFS transporter, which translates into the protein MQMDVGIGVRLDRLPLSGFHWRLLGLIAAGMYFDSFDIYIAGAVLAAMIHSGESTLSLNAAFVSVTFIGMMTGAWLSGLLGDRFGRRFCYQFNLGIYGFASIAAALAPSIYWLIFFRLVMGVGMGAEIVVGYGTLSEFIPAEWRGRFGTILNLIINTSLFLSTFLGWLIVPQYGWRWMFAIAGCGALVVWFLRKSMPESPRWLASRGRGDEARQIVERIETACGGFAGSATSRATLAHETSTREFYSNDQGRLGDLFSRRLLTRTITAITVLVALFTVNYAFVSWIPTFLVKQGHSVSNSLGLTALMFAGGPVGSLIAFALAEHLGRKWGIVVFSLVCVAFGVAYPFAQSAVAITALGFAITCCIYVLSSFSVATYVPELFPTELRLRGSGLANTAGRAVSIAVPYAVAGAYTRFGIAGVLTLIVGTLLVQALIVSVLGAETKQRSLESIAADAGVASEEAVEGGATAAMK
- a CDS encoding porin — translated: MKKTILAAAALGTLSVAAHAQSSVTLYGLLDAGVTYANKVATPKGHDSLVKYGDGVASGSRWGLRGTEDLGGGLKALFVLESGFSTGDGTSGQGGALFGRQAFVGVAKDGIGSLTFGRQYSFSTEYIGGNYTMGSQTPAGNYAYHINDLDQLVSSRINNAVKFSSANFAGLTFGAMYGFSNSTQFAGTPTTTTGTTTSQGSSSAYSFGANYAQGPFGIGAAYTNIRFPNGATPAFSVSIANVNTLGLRDLETFGIGARYAIGAGLVWANWTHTKFEPLSGASSKLNNYEIGGRYAFSPALSAGLGYTFSDLDDRFEGKWHQINSSVDYALSKRTDVYVLAIYQKASGSNVVAGRNVPVQAEIGSSSAFIGNAGANTQFVTRVGLRHRF
- a CDS encoding HAD family hydrolase, with protein sequence MSAFPFDAVLFDCDGVLVDSETITNTVLTAMLGELGWQLGIDEAMSIFVGKTVMDEAPLIEAKTGVMITPAWLESFRERRNAALDREVLAIEGIVATVADLHARLDGKIAVASGADRFKIRLMLAKIGVLEYFDGHIFSGHETARNKPHPDVYLAAAAGLGVDPVRCAVVEDTVTGATAGRAAGATVFGYSPSEKGHSSKAALRTVGVADVFEQMEHLPTLLAGWQR
- a CDS encoding HDOD domain-containing protein, translating into MSLAVKSELLEKLWARMSERGDFPMLSQALRSTVSAMNNDDLDFTSLVQVVLSDVGLTQKVLRLANSAMYVAFGGNITTVTRALMVLGMDTVGHLVVGMKIVDHFHQSAPHRIDAKLELNRALLCGTVARRITEGFDLRVAEEAVVCALMRQIGRLLVAFYLEGEWDRLRRTAASDEIDDSEACALLLGVSFEEIGGEAARRWRLPETISAGMQAIGAPSDEPLSEHVRWLRAVNSYSTEVGNALVAHAPGDELEARLTELAGLYSDALRMDAARLDHLSTALIDEESNEGLMQEISELRAHADAIVRTGKSAQARLSAGLEDLRALPSSKALSPVLTLASETILAGLSLSRTLVFVRQADARYHARIGFGPGMERTQPTLNFGAGFQPDVFHLAIANPVGIFIENAHEPRMEARLPDWFKAHLADAQAFVLLPVKANDTTVALVYGDWTDPRAVHKITQPEMAVLNELTRELSRFFYGANLEEAEML
- a CDS encoding DUF3331 domain-containing protein, whose translation is MSERVRIEPTADVWPCTVDAIRNFEVRPEPVESLRPAGRRARAAARWDGQSQPTVRVLDKPTPQTLTVSWCDARTGHYGYQTWRVNIARRAGVCVLTGRPIEAGDMVYCPRANGTPPGNAGAMIVASGIGW
- a CDS encoding TetR/AcrR family transcriptional regulator, with the translated sequence MKEVTAAAETHKEKKRARGRPASSASVGPDMILRNARKTFGKRGFEATSVREIARDSGVDAALVAHHFGSKETLWLAVVEQIAGQMAPMIDATAALRTSPLGARARVESAVVRFIDEVFDDPDVGIFFSTAATEEGERLNVLIERLVRPYHEVLVPLFADAAKEGELKIKDASVMFFMLLNAISKTVAYSHLMRAFSSLPDHEKKFKRTVLETALGMLA